Proteins co-encoded in one Arthrobacter globiformis genomic window:
- a CDS encoding alpha-galactosidase, which yields MDPLHLRSAGTSLVISFNSGEAEVIHWGADLGSDLPDLSILTAAIPNSAVDVTVPAGLLPQASSSWRGRPGLRGHRIADGVAGLDFSVRLRALRATANGNSAAVVQQDADAGLTVESTLTLHDGGLLELQHTVTNTGTTPFQVDELAAVLPVSPDAVELLDLTGRWCRERHPQRRPIQQGTWVRTGRHGRTGHDSSLLFAAGTAGFGNRHGRVWATHLAWSGNHEQFADTLADGRTMIGGSELLGPAEVVLEPGASYATPKLFAAYSDRGLDGISEAFYGWFRSRPHHVLPAAGGGKPRPVVLNTWEAVYFDHNLDTLIELADSAADLAVERFVLDDGWFRGRRDDTAGLGDWFVDETLWPDGLTPLIEAVTSRGMEFGLWVEPEMINLNSDVARAHPDWIVGPAAASHKDGGRLPLAWRNQHIIDLVNPEAWQYIFDRIDALLRENNISYLKWDQNRDLTEHGHAGRSSVHGQTLAAYRLFDELRKAHPGVEIESCSSGGARVDLGILERTDRIWGSDCNDALERQTIQRWTGVVVPPEMVGGHIGPTTSHTTARTHDLSFRAITALFGHFGMEWDVREVQGEQREELKRFIALYKEHRGLIHSGRMVRADVPDESLMLHGVVAAGSGAAGSVATGSVAAGTTAALFALVSTRTSFAELLGRVALPGLEAARRYRVEAIFPSPGDADYGHTFTQIQPPAWLASGAEASGQFLAQVGLPMPSLNPEHALVLKITAL from the coding sequence ATGGATCCCCTGCACCTCCGTTCCGCCGGCACCAGCCTGGTGATCAGCTTCAACAGCGGGGAGGCCGAGGTCATCCACTGGGGTGCCGACCTTGGCAGCGACCTCCCTGACCTGTCCATCCTCACCGCGGCCATCCCCAACTCCGCCGTCGACGTCACTGTCCCGGCGGGACTGCTCCCGCAGGCGTCCTCCAGCTGGCGCGGGCGGCCGGGCCTGCGCGGCCACCGCATTGCCGACGGCGTCGCCGGTCTCGACTTCTCCGTCCGACTGCGCGCCCTGCGTGCCACAGCCAACGGCAACTCCGCCGCCGTCGTGCAGCAGGATGCCGACGCCGGCCTCACCGTCGAATCCACACTCACCCTCCACGACGGCGGCCTGCTGGAACTGCAGCACACCGTCACGAACACCGGAACCACGCCGTTCCAGGTCGACGAACTGGCCGCTGTCCTCCCGGTGTCCCCGGACGCCGTCGAACTTCTCGACCTAACCGGGCGCTGGTGCCGGGAACGGCACCCCCAGCGCCGGCCCATCCAGCAGGGCACCTGGGTGCGCACCGGCCGGCACGGCCGCACCGGGCACGACTCCTCGCTGCTGTTCGCGGCCGGCACCGCCGGCTTCGGCAACCGCCACGGCCGCGTCTGGGCCACCCACCTCGCCTGGAGCGGCAACCACGAACAGTTCGCCGACACCCTCGCCGACGGGCGCACCATGATCGGCGGCTCCGAGCTGCTGGGCCCGGCCGAAGTGGTCCTCGAGCCCGGCGCAAGCTACGCCACACCCAAGCTGTTCGCCGCCTACTCCGACCGCGGCCTGGACGGCATCAGCGAGGCGTTCTACGGCTGGTTCCGCTCCCGCCCGCACCACGTTCTCCCGGCGGCCGGCGGCGGAAAGCCGCGCCCCGTGGTGCTCAACACCTGGGAGGCCGTCTACTTCGACCACAACCTGGACACCCTGATCGAACTCGCGGACTCGGCCGCAGACCTCGCCGTGGAGCGCTTCGTCCTCGACGACGGCTGGTTCCGGGGCCGCCGCGACGACACCGCCGGCCTGGGCGACTGGTTCGTGGACGAGACGCTCTGGCCGGATGGGCTGACGCCGCTCATCGAGGCCGTCACGTCCCGGGGCATGGAGTTCGGCCTGTGGGTGGAACCCGAGATGATCAACCTCAACTCGGACGTGGCACGCGCGCATCCGGACTGGATTGTGGGGCCGGCCGCCGCCTCCCACAAGGATGGCGGACGCCTGCCGCTGGCCTGGCGGAACCAGCACATCATCGACCTCGTGAACCCGGAGGCGTGGCAGTACATCTTCGACCGGATCGATGCCCTCCTGCGCGAGAACAACATCAGCTATCTGAAGTGGGACCAGAACCGCGACCTCACCGAGCACGGGCACGCCGGACGTTCCTCGGTCCACGGGCAGACCCTCGCCGCCTACCGCCTGTTCGACGAACTGCGCAAGGCCCATCCCGGAGTCGAGATTGAAAGCTGCTCTTCCGGCGGGGCACGCGTGGATCTGGGCATCCTTGAGCGCACGGACCGCATCTGGGGTTCGGACTGCAACGACGCCCTGGAGCGGCAGACCATCCAGCGGTGGACCGGCGTCGTGGTTCCCCCCGAGATGGTGGGCGGCCACATCGGCCCCACCACGTCGCACACCACCGCCCGCACCCACGACCTGTCCTTCCGTGCCATCACCGCGCTGTTCGGCCACTTCGGGATGGAATGGGACGTCCGGGAAGTGCAGGGCGAGCAGCGCGAGGAACTCAAGCGCTTCATCGCGCTGTACAAGGAGCACCGCGGGCTGATCCACAGCGGCCGGATGGTCCGGGCCGACGTCCCCGACGAATCACTGATGCTCCACGGTGTGGTGGCTGCCGGTTCCGGCGCTGCCGGTTCCGTTGCTACCGGTTCCGTTGCAGCGGGCACGACGGCGGCGCTGTTCGCCCTCGTGAGCACCCGCACCTCGTTCGCCGAACTGCTGGGACGGGTCGCCCTACCCGGGCTGGAGGCGGCACGCCGCTACCGGGTAGAGGCCATCTTCCCTTCCCCCGGGGACGCCGACTACGGCCACACCTTCACCCAGATCCAGCCGCCGGCCTGGCTGGCTTCCGGGGCGGAGGCCAGCGGCCAATTCCTGGCTCAGGTGGGGCTGCCGATGCCCAGCCTCAACCCGGAGCACGCGCTGGTTCTGAAGATCACGGCCCTCTAG
- the galE gene encoding UDP-glucose 4-epimerase GalE: MKILVTGGTGYIGSHTVLSLQEAGHDVVVIDNLTNSSQESLRRVAELTGKQADFHHTDLLDETAVDAVFGRHAVDAVIHFAGFKAVGESVLEPVKYYYNNLVGTLNLIRSMDRHDVRSIVFSSSATVYGEHNAVPYVEKMEIGANNPYGRTKEHIEDILSDLGAADSRWRIALLRYFNPVGAHPSGRIGEDPQGIPNNLVPFIAQVAVGRREELMVFGGDYDTPDGTCLRDYIHVVDLAEGHMAALNHIAQQAGVFRWNLGSGTGSSVLEVLRSFEKAVGSPVPYKITGRRPGDLPAFWADATSAMTDLSWSTTRSLDQMCEDHWRWQKNNPQGYTG; encoded by the coding sequence ATGAAAATTCTGGTTACTGGCGGCACCGGGTACATCGGTTCCCACACCGTTCTTTCCCTGCAGGAAGCCGGCCATGACGTGGTGGTCATCGATAACCTCACCAACTCCAGTCAGGAATCGCTGCGGCGGGTGGCCGAACTCACCGGCAAGCAGGCTGACTTCCACCACACGGACCTCCTGGACGAGACCGCCGTCGACGCCGTCTTCGGCCGGCACGCCGTCGACGCCGTCATTCACTTCGCCGGGTTCAAGGCCGTGGGCGAATCCGTCCTTGAACCCGTGAAGTACTACTACAACAACCTCGTCGGCACCCTGAACCTGATCCGGTCAATGGATCGGCACGACGTCCGCTCGATCGTCTTCAGCTCCTCGGCCACGGTCTATGGCGAACACAACGCCGTTCCCTACGTGGAGAAGATGGAAATCGGCGCGAACAACCCCTACGGCCGCACGAAGGAACACATCGAGGACATTCTCTCGGACCTTGGCGCCGCGGACAGCCGCTGGCGCATCGCCCTCCTGCGTTACTTCAACCCGGTGGGCGCCCACCCCTCGGGACGGATCGGCGAAGACCCGCAGGGCATCCCCAACAACCTCGTACCCTTCATCGCGCAGGTCGCCGTCGGCCGTCGTGAAGAGCTCATGGTGTTCGGCGGTGACTACGACACCCCGGACGGAACGTGCCTGCGCGACTATATCCACGTCGTCGACCTCGCCGAAGGCCACATGGCAGCCCTGAATCACATCGCCCAACAGGCAGGCGTATTCCGCTGGAACCTCGGCTCAGGTACCGGCTCCTCGGTGCTGGAAGTCCTGCGCTCCTTTGAAAAGGCGGTGGGCTCCCCGGTCCCGTACAAAATCACAGGCCGGCGTCCGGGAGACCTTCCCGCCTTCTGGGCGGATGCTACCTCGGCCATGACCGACCTCTCCTGGTCCACCACAAGATCGCTGGACCAGATGTGCGAGGACCACTGGCGCTGGCAGAAAAACAATCCGCAGGGCTACACCGGGTAG
- the aroQ gene encoding type II 3-dehydroquinate dehydratase, whose product MTEAPSATEAGRGTILVLNGPNLNLLGTREPEKYGTATLADVEQLAKDAAAARGLDVECFQSNHEGALVDAIHAARGKAIGIVLNAGAYTHTSVAIRDAISAVQLPAVEVHITNVHAREEFRHHSYLSDISNAVIAGAGILGYRFAVEYLADLNAGKA is encoded by the coding sequence ATGACTGAAGCCCCCTCCGCCACCGAAGCCGGCCGCGGCACCATCCTTGTCCTGAACGGCCCCAACCTGAACCTCCTCGGCACCCGCGAGCCGGAAAAGTACGGAACGGCCACACTGGCCGACGTCGAGCAGCTCGCCAAGGACGCCGCCGCCGCCCGCGGGCTCGACGTCGAGTGCTTCCAGTCCAACCATGAGGGCGCCCTGGTGGACGCCATCCACGCCGCCAGGGGCAAGGCCATCGGCATCGTGCTGAACGCCGGGGCGTACACCCACACCTCCGTGGCCATCCGCGACGCAATCTCCGCGGTGCAGCTCCCCGCCGTGGAAGTCCACATCACCAACGTGCACGCCCGCGAGGAATTCCGCCACCACTCCTACCTCTCCGACATCAGCAACGCCGTGATCGCCGGAGCCGGGATTCTGGGCTACCGGTTCGCCGTGGAGTACCTCGCCGACCTGAATGCCGGCAAGGCCTGA
- a CDS encoding DUF2332 domain-containing protein, translated as MPAAALGTAEWYRHFGTVDAPGSSPCYADWSLHIADDPELIARIDQWPYNKRQPLLMLAAARFLGAKVSPYPEFRAFLDEHWAEVSRTVMSRATQTNEVGRCATLLPSLAAIAAAEGRPLALIEVGASAGLALFPDRYSYEFDDGVTVTRLGPGGCRERRGPDVSGGPPVGSDGLPEPPVLRCRTAGPVPLPVSLPEVVWRAGIDLNPLDVRNPDDVAWLEALIWPEQEFRRERLRRAIAVAREHPPLLVAGDLNEQLLPLAGQAPADAALVVFHSAVMGYVSTDGRARFRAAIQGLTHDRGCHWLSNEGETVIIQEDGSAVVPEMDPGRLRGNFLLLHNGQPVAITGPHGQSLDWL; from the coding sequence ATGCCGGCGGCGGCCCTCGGCACGGCAGAGTGGTACCGGCACTTCGGCACCGTTGATGCCCCCGGTTCCTCGCCCTGCTACGCCGACTGGTCGCTGCACATCGCCGACGATCCCGAGCTCATTGCCCGGATCGACCAGTGGCCATACAACAAGCGCCAGCCCCTGCTGATGCTCGCCGCCGCCCGCTTCCTCGGCGCCAAGGTCTCGCCATACCCCGAGTTCCGGGCATTCCTGGACGAGCACTGGGCCGAGGTCTCGCGCACCGTCATGTCCCGCGCCACCCAAACCAACGAGGTGGGCCGCTGCGCCACCCTGCTTCCCTCGCTCGCGGCCATCGCCGCCGCCGAGGGCAGGCCCCTCGCCCTGATCGAGGTGGGCGCCTCCGCCGGGCTCGCCCTGTTCCCGGACCGCTACAGCTACGAGTTCGACGACGGCGTGACCGTTACGCGGCTGGGTCCCGGTGGGTGCCGCGAACGGCGCGGTCCGGACGTGTCCGGCGGACCGCCGGTCGGGTCAGACGGACTGCCGGAGCCTCCCGTCCTGCGCTGCCGGACCGCGGGCCCGGTTCCCCTGCCCGTCAGCTTGCCTGAGGTGGTGTGGCGGGCCGGGATCGACCTGAACCCGCTGGATGTGCGGAATCCCGACGACGTTGCCTGGCTTGAGGCGCTGATCTGGCCGGAGCAGGAGTTCCGCCGCGAGCGGCTGCGCCGGGCCATAGCCGTTGCGCGCGAACATCCCCCTTTGCTGGTGGCCGGCGACCTGAACGAGCAGCTGCTGCCATTGGCAGGCCAGGCGCCTGCCGACGCCGCGCTGGTGGTATTCCACAGTGCGGTCATGGGTTACGTCAGCACTGACGGGCGCGCCAGGTTCCGGGCCGCCATCCAGGGCCTGACGCACGACCGGGGTTGCCATTGGCTGTCCAACGAGGGCGAGACGGTGATCATACAGGAGGACGGCTCGGCGGTGGTCCCGGAAATGGACCCCGGCCGGCTCCGCGGCAACTTTTTGCTGCTGCACAACGGCCAGCCGGTGGCGATCACCGGCCCCCACGGCCAAAGCCTGGACTGGCTTTAA
- a CDS encoding MarP family serine protease — protein MFGLTVLDLALIFTLLSYLIYGLRNGFLVTVGGLAGFAAGAVAAFLSVPLVSDFVEDSGWRLTAIIGTAVLLVVLGNALGTMIGRSIRSAVRMQPLRAVDRLIGGAVNLTVSALVMSMLAFSISALGVPFVSQQLAESKVIRFIDGLTPNPVKSAMAQLRSAVIGDGIPTLIEGIGQDRQVPVPNASTDTPALNRAAGSVLKIAGTAFQCGQNQTGTGFVVSPGRVVTNAHVVAGVSQPVVEVPGGGAMPGRVVYFDGKRDLAVLAVDGLPTAALPLSSDLPAGTAAAFAGYPHGGPYQSKPATVQGISTVLVPDIYGNNPVPDEVYKLAGDVQPGNSGGPLLTTSGEVAGVIFAKTTSNAALGFAIPMIDLRPVAAEAPGLSSPVSSGQCIQQ, from the coding sequence GTGTTTGGCCTGACCGTTCTGGACCTTGCGTTGATTTTCACGCTTTTGTCCTATCTGATCTACGGCCTGCGCAACGGCTTCCTGGTGACCGTCGGCGGCCTCGCCGGATTCGCGGCCGGCGCTGTGGCCGCTTTCCTCTCCGTTCCGCTGGTCAGCGACTTCGTGGAGGACAGCGGGTGGCGCCTGACCGCCATCATCGGTACTGCCGTCCTGCTGGTGGTCCTGGGCAATGCGCTCGGCACCATGATCGGGCGCAGCATCCGCAGCGCCGTCCGCATGCAGCCGCTCCGGGCTGTGGACAGACTCATCGGCGGGGCAGTGAATCTGACCGTGTCCGCGCTGGTCATGTCCATGCTGGCCTTCAGCATCAGCGCACTTGGCGTGCCCTTCGTGTCGCAGCAGTTGGCCGAGTCCAAGGTGATCCGTTTCATAGACGGACTGACGCCCAACCCGGTCAAATCCGCCATGGCGCAGCTGCGCTCGGCGGTCATCGGCGACGGCATCCCCACGCTCATCGAGGGCATCGGCCAGGACCGGCAGGTCCCGGTTCCGAACGCCAGCACGGATACTCCGGCGCTGAACAGGGCAGCCGGTTCTGTCCTGAAGATCGCAGGGACGGCATTCCAGTGCGGGCAGAACCAGACCGGAACAGGCTTTGTGGTGTCGCCCGGACGCGTGGTGACCAACGCACACGTCGTAGCGGGTGTGTCGCAACCCGTGGTGGAAGTCCCCGGCGGAGGAGCCATGCCCGGCAGGGTGGTGTATTTCGACGGCAAGCGCGACCTCGCAGTCCTGGCCGTGGACGGCCTGCCCACCGCGGCACTGCCGCTGAGCTCCGACCTGCCCGCGGGCACCGCCGCTGCTTTTGCCGGCTACCCGCACGGCGGCCCCTACCAGTCCAAGCCGGCCACTGTGCAAGGCATTTCCACGGTGCTGGTGCCGGACATCTACGGAAACAACCCCGTTCCCGACGAGGTGTATAAGCTTGCTGGCGACGTCCAGCCCGGCAACTCTGGCGGGCCGCTGCTCACCACCAGCGGGGAGGTGGCAGGCGTCATCTTCGCGAAGACAACATCCAACGCGGCCTTGGGCTTCGCGATTCCGATGATCGACCTCCGGCCGGTGGCAGCAGAGGCGCCGGGCCTGTCCAGCCCCGTGTCGTCGGGACAGTGCATCCAGCAGTAG
- a CDS encoding Crp/Fnr family transcriptional regulator — translation MDIEVLRRAPLFATLDDDAFRLLTDELTEVDLSRGASVFREGDQGDQLYFIVSGKVKLGRTSPDGRESLLAILGPGELFGEMALFDPSPRTATATAVSETRLAGLKNESLNSLLRTRPEVSAQLLQALARRLRRTNDSLSDLVFSDVPGRVAKALLDLADRFGRPATDGVLVAHELTQEELAQLVGASRETVNKALAEFVQRGWLRLEARAVVILDMQRLRQRSR, via the coding sequence ATGGACATCGAGGTATTGCGCCGCGCACCCCTTTTCGCCACGCTGGACGACGACGCGTTCCGCCTGCTGACGGACGAACTGACCGAAGTCGACCTGTCCCGCGGTGCATCCGTTTTCCGCGAGGGCGACCAGGGTGACCAGCTCTACTTCATTGTCTCCGGCAAGGTGAAGCTCGGCCGTACCTCCCCCGACGGGCGCGAATCCCTGCTGGCCATCCTCGGCCCGGGTGAGCTCTTCGGCGAGATGGCCCTGTTCGACCCGAGTCCGCGCACCGCCACGGCCACCGCCGTCTCGGAGACGCGCCTGGCCGGCCTCAAGAACGAGAGCCTGAACTCCCTGCTGCGGACCCGCCCCGAGGTCTCGGCCCAGCTGCTGCAGGCACTGGCCCGCCGCCTCCGCCGCACCAATGATTCCCTCTCCGACCTGGTCTTCTCCGACGTGCCCGGCCGCGTGGCCAAGGCCCTCCTGGACCTCGCAGACCGCTTCGGCCGCCCTGCCACCGACGGCGTTCTCGTGGCACACGAGCTCACCCAGGAAGAGCTGGCCCAGCTGGTCGGCGCCTCCCGCGAAACCGTCAACAAGGCACTGGCCGAGTTCGTCCAGCGCGGCTGGCTGCGCCTCGAGGCACGCGCCGTCGTGATCTTGGACATGCAGCGCCTCCGCCAGCGCTCCCGCTAG
- a CDS encoding NUDIX hydrolase — MPQLARRLFVLPPDLEGAARSWLEHGERTPRKARFASSVVLLRDSPTGLETWLGYRPGESPLGVVAFPGGSLDASDDDAVGWLGPSPQHWAEQMGTDDVGLARRHVVGAVRELFEETGVLLAGPDLSSTVEATSTAEWMKAREAVASQEKSFTEELAKRGLSLRTDLLKPLVNWLSPDFAHRRFNTRYFAATVPMNQQPSILESKGVWGRWVCATKAIAERDTTVLGDEVGQENTVGLTLGQLMVPGSEIMLEKMAKANGCIAYLSYKRTPHVYQPKLVDENGTLMLEVEAAKTVAGEPQRER, encoded by the coding sequence TTGCCCCAGTTAGCACGCCGGCTCTTTGTTCTTCCTCCCGATCTTGAAGGGGCGGCACGAAGCTGGCTCGAACACGGCGAGCGGACTCCCCGGAAAGCCCGTTTCGCGTCCTCGGTGGTACTCCTTCGGGATTCGCCCACCGGTCTGGAAACCTGGCTCGGTTACCGACCAGGGGAGTCGCCGCTGGGCGTCGTCGCCTTCCCGGGCGGCTCTTTGGACGCGTCCGACGACGACGCCGTCGGCTGGCTGGGGCCCTCGCCCCAGCACTGGGCCGAGCAGATGGGAACGGACGACGTCGGCCTGGCCCGTCGCCACGTGGTGGGTGCAGTCCGCGAGCTGTTCGAGGAAACCGGCGTGCTGCTGGCCGGGCCGGACCTGTCCTCCACTGTGGAGGCGACGTCCACTGCTGAGTGGATGAAGGCCCGGGAAGCGGTGGCGTCGCAGGAAAAGTCGTTCACCGAGGAACTGGCCAAGCGCGGCCTGTCCCTGCGCACGGACCTGCTCAAGCCGCTCGTGAACTGGCTCAGCCCGGACTTCGCGCACCGGCGCTTCAACACGAGGTACTTCGCCGCCACCGTCCCCATGAACCAGCAGCCCTCCATCCTGGAGAGCAAGGGCGTCTGGGGCCGGTGGGTGTGCGCCACCAAGGCGATCGCCGAACGCGATACTACTGTCCTGGGTGACGAGGTGGGCCAGGAGAACACCGTCGGCCTCACCCTCGGACAGCTCATGGTCCCCGGTTCCGAGATCATGCTGGAGAAGATGGCGAAAGCCAACGGCTGCATCGCCTACCTCAGCTACAAGCGCACCCCGCACGTCTACCAGCCCAAGCTGGTCGACGAAAACGGGACGCTCATGCTCGAAGTCGAGGCAGCCAAGACGGTAGCCGGAGAGCCCCAGCGCGAGCGCTAA
- a CDS encoding RidA family protein: MTTPQETASSADLTPSSAVEQRLAELGLTLPEVAAPVAAYVPAVVSGNHVYTSGQLPFINGKLEATGKVSAGTEGTSDEPTVSPEDAKAYAAVCAVNALAAVKSVIGDLDRVTRIVKVVGFVSSDPSFTGQPGVINGASELLGRVFGDAGQHARSAVGVSVLPLDSPVEVELIAEFS; the protein is encoded by the coding sequence ATGACCACCCCCCAGGAAACCGCTTCCAGCGCTGATCTGACGCCATCGTCTGCAGTCGAACAGCGTCTTGCCGAGCTGGGACTGACTCTCCCGGAAGTTGCCGCACCCGTCGCCGCTTACGTTCCGGCGGTCGTCTCCGGCAACCACGTTTACACGTCCGGACAGCTACCGTTTATTAACGGCAAACTCGAAGCTACGGGCAAGGTGTCCGCCGGCACCGAGGGGACCTCGGACGAGCCGACTGTGTCTCCGGAAGACGCCAAGGCATACGCCGCGGTCTGTGCCGTGAACGCGCTGGCCGCCGTGAAGAGCGTCATCGGTGACCTCGACCGCGTCACCCGCATCGTCAAGGTTGTGGGCTTCGTCTCCTCCGACCCGTCCTTCACCGGCCAGCCGGGCGTCATCAACGGCGCCTCCGAGCTCCTGGGCCGGGTCTTCGGTGACGCGGGCCAACACGCCCGTTCCGCCGTCGGCGTTTCAGTCCTGCCGCTCGACTCTCCTGTGGAAGTCGAACTGATCGCCGAATTCAGCTAG
- a CDS encoding DUF4177 domain-containing protein, translating into MTKWEYATIPLIIHATKQILDQWGDDGWELVQVVPGPDGNGLVAYLKREKQ; encoded by the coding sequence ATGACCAAATGGGAGTACGCCACGATTCCGCTCATCATCCACGCCACGAAGCAGATTCTGGACCAGTGGGGAGACGACGGCTGGGAGCTTGTTCAGGTAGTCCCCGGACCCGACGGCAACGGCCTTGTCGCCTACCTTAAGAGGGAGAAGCAGTAG
- a CDS encoding transglycosylase domain-containing protein → MATRKNPIFDTATTLGKIFGFLGVSAICGVLVAGLLVPAAAVSGSTASGSIEFFDTLPAELQVDPPSQSTKVLAADGSVIANLYAENRTRVPLDQISPFMKDAVISIEDSRFYEHGGVDTTGILRALVATARGNKQGASTITQQYVNNVLNANLEAEGNTDEIKLNGVNKGVGDKLREMKLAIALEKKFTKEQILEGYLNIVFFNRDAYGIEAASKFFFSTTAKNLTLPQAALLAGLVNSPSAFDPITNPDNAKKRRDLVLSAMLTHGKITKAQYTAAVATPVTPKVTPARQGCAYSPTAPYFCDYVLHLLLNNPAYGADATEREKKVFRGGLTIKTTLDPKAQKVAQDQVNAAAGSNPDKWGAALVSVEPGTGKITNMAQNTSWFAGKGKFDSQINFSVDQYDDQGNDLNGLGGAQPGSTMKPFTFAEWLNEGKSMNTIVNAAQRVYPQNFPWQNTCPTPTVGWYDSTNGTEDLQNAEPGYYRPMTVLDGLKNSINTATFASAAQLDLCGIQKVVDAVGLHEGLPARDKDTNAVVDPNPKITMTTIGNLLGSRQTAPLTMATAFATFANDGKYCAPIAITSVTDQTGAQLPAQSPACRDALKPEVARGVNYALQKVLNEGSGSLIQPRISTETNFPIAAKTGTSNNNGSTWVVGHTMGLATAAWFGDPLGNQQRAGQNVTVNGKFYTGIDGYMIAGPMFSNFMSQIAPGYGTEPFPEPPSNLLYGTPQYQPPVPNNPPSQDGGTGGNTGGDTGGNTGNTGGNTGDNNNGNGNGNGNSTKGNG, encoded by the coding sequence ATGGCGACTCGTAAGAACCCCATATTCGACACGGCCACCACCCTCGGAAAGATTTTTGGCTTCCTTGGCGTGAGCGCTATTTGTGGCGTCCTCGTGGCCGGCCTGCTGGTTCCTGCAGCCGCCGTTTCGGGGAGCACAGCCAGCGGCTCGATCGAATTCTTTGACACCCTGCCCGCTGAACTCCAAGTGGACCCGCCCAGCCAGTCCACCAAGGTCCTGGCCGCGGACGGGAGCGTGATCGCCAACCTGTACGCGGAAAACCGCACCCGCGTTCCGCTAGACCAGATCTCCCCGTTCATGAAGGACGCGGTGATCTCCATTGAGGACAGCCGGTTCTACGAGCACGGCGGCGTGGACACCACCGGCATCCTCCGCGCCCTGGTCGCCACGGCGCGCGGCAACAAGCAGGGTGCCTCCACCATCACGCAGCAGTACGTCAACAACGTCCTCAACGCCAACCTTGAGGCAGAGGGCAACACCGATGAGATCAAGCTCAACGGTGTGAACAAGGGCGTCGGCGACAAGCTCCGCGAAATGAAGCTCGCGATCGCCTTGGAGAAGAAATTCACCAAGGAACAGATCCTTGAGGGCTACCTGAACATCGTCTTCTTCAACCGTGACGCGTACGGTATTGAGGCCGCCTCCAAGTTTTTCTTCAGCACCACCGCGAAGAACCTGACGCTCCCGCAGGCCGCGCTGCTTGCCGGCCTCGTGAACAGCCCGTCAGCGTTCGACCCGATCACCAACCCGGACAACGCGAAGAAGCGCAGGGACCTGGTTCTGAGCGCGATGCTCACCCACGGCAAGATCACCAAGGCCCAGTACACCGCCGCAGTGGCAACCCCTGTGACGCCGAAGGTGACCCCGGCACGGCAGGGCTGCGCCTACTCGCCCACCGCCCCGTACTTCTGTGACTACGTCCTGCACCTCCTGCTGAACAACCCGGCATACGGAGCAGATGCCACTGAACGCGAGAAGAAGGTGTTCCGTGGCGGCCTGACCATCAAGACCACCCTGGACCCTAAGGCGCAGAAGGTTGCGCAGGACCAGGTGAACGCCGCTGCGGGCTCGAATCCGGACAAGTGGGGCGCCGCCCTGGTTTCTGTTGAACCGGGCACCGGCAAGATCACCAACATGGCCCAGAACACCTCTTGGTTTGCGGGCAAGGGCAAATTCGACTCCCAGATCAACTTCAGCGTTGACCAGTACGACGACCAGGGCAATGACCTGAACGGCCTCGGCGGTGCGCAGCCCGGATCCACCATGAAGCCGTTCACCTTCGCCGAATGGCTCAATGAAGGCAAGTCGATGAACACCATCGTCAACGCCGCCCAGCGCGTCTATCCGCAGAACTTCCCGTGGCAGAACACCTGCCCCACCCCCACCGTGGGCTGGTACGACAGCACGAACGGCACCGAGGACCTCCAGAACGCCGAACCGGGTTACTACCGGCCCATGACCGTGCTGGACGGCCTGAAGAACTCCATCAACACCGCCACGTTCGCCTCCGCTGCCCAGCTTGACCTGTGCGGCATCCAGAAGGTCGTGGACGCGGTCGGACTGCATGAAGGACTGCCGGCCCGCGACAAGGACACCAACGCGGTGGTGGACCCGAACCCGAAGATCACCATGACCACCATCGGCAACCTGCTCGGCTCCAGGCAGACCGCGCCGCTGACCATGGCCACGGCATTCGCCACCTTCGCGAATGACGGTAAGTACTGCGCCCCGATCGCCATCACCTCGGTGACCGACCAGACCGGAGCCCAGCTGCCGGCGCAGTCCCCTGCCTGCCGGGACGCCCTCAAACCCGAGGTGGCACGCGGCGTGAACTACGCCCTGCAGAAGGTGCTCAACGAGGGATCCGGTTCGCTCATCCAGCCCAGGATCTCCACCGAGACCAACTTCCCGATCGCGGCCAAGACTGGTACCTCCAACAACAACGGCTCCACCTGGGTCGTCGGCCACACCATGGGCCTGGCGACTGCGGCCTGGTTCGGTGACCCGCTCGGCAACCAGCAACGGGCCGGGCAGAACGTGACAGTCAACGGCAAGTTCTACACCGGCATTGACGGCTACATGATCGCCGGTCCGATGTTCTCCAACTTCATGTCCCAGATCGCGCCCGGCTACGGCACGGAACCCTTCCCGGAACCGCCGTCCAATCTGCTCTACGGCACGCCGCAGTACCAGCCCCCCGTCCCGAACAACCCCCCCTCGCAGGACGGAGGCACCGGCGGAAACACCGGCGGTGACACGGGTGGCAATACCGGCAATACCGGTGGAAACACCGGGGACAACAACAACGGAAACGGAAACGGAAACGGCAACAGCACCAAGGGGAACGGCTGA